The following proteins come from a genomic window of Deltaproteobacteria bacterium IMCC39524:
- the nifJ gene encoding pyruvate:ferredoxin (flavodoxin) oxidoreductase: MSKKMVCIDGNTAAAHVAHATNEVIAIYPITPSSVMGEVSDAKSAAGQKNIWDTIPKVVEMQSEGGAAGAVHGALQAGALCTTFTASQGLLLMIPNMFKIAGELTPTVFHVSARAIAAQALSIFGDHSDVMSCTSTGWAFLSSNNTQEVMDFALVAQAATLESRVPFLHYFDGFRTSSEVQKVHELSENDMRHMISNDLVRAHRARSLSPDHPVLRGTAQNPDVYFQGRETVNSFYDKLPAIVQAQFDKFAKQTGRQYNLFDYVGAPDAERVVVMMGSGCDTMHELVEHLVAQGEKVGLIKVRLFLPFNVEAFAKTLPATAKKIAVLDRTKEPGSIGEPLYHNVRTAFGEAMADGLISFKGYPQIVGARYGLGSYEFSPGMAKAVLDNLSKDRPMNHCVVGIKDDVTGRSLDFDADYKVPFDGYSAIFYGLGSDGTVGANKNSIKIIGDSTDNEVQAYFVYDSKKAGSMTTSHLRFGKNKIRAPYLITSSDFVACHNFSFLEKYDMLKNAKQGATFLLNSPFNKDEVWSHLPKRVQQAIIDKELKFFVIDGVKLGNQIGLGPRINVIMQTAFFKISKIITIEQAVREIKDAIVKSYSKAGEKVLNMNNQAVDVALENIQEVTVPASADSAIEMTIGQWNGTPDTVKNSLGPIIDGLGDSLPVSAMPVDGTFPTGTAMYEKRNIAIETPVWDEDLCIQCGICSFVCPHASIRMKIYDDKDLSGAPETFKSCAARGKDMGDRKFTLQVAVEDCTGCGACVHNCPAKSKTNENHKAINMQPQPPLRDTERKNFDFFLNLPDTDPALFNSATLKGSQLLPPMFEFSGACAGCGETPFVKLCSQLFGDRMVVANATGCSSIYGGNLPTTPWTTRKDGLGPAWSNSLFEDNAEFGFGFRLAIDKTAEYSRELLVKNMACGCAACKGTEKLKQAILDADQSSQELIEAQRAQVAKLKAILANCTHETAPQLLADADYLVNKSVWIHGGDGWAYDIGYGGLDHVLASGANVNVLVMDTEVYSNTGGQASKATPMGAVAQFAAGGKQMPKKDLAMISMTYGNIYVAKVSMANPGQVVKAMLEADAYDGPSLIIAYSHCIAHGINMTTAVDGCKEAVTSGYWPLFRFDPRLAAEGKNPLQLDSKAPTTSFEDFTSKQNRFRMLKKANPEQAEELMEASAKDFAARFDLYQKLADLSADCGK; encoded by the coding sequence ATGTCCAAGAAAATGGTCTGTATTGACGGCAATACCGCCGCGGCGCATGTAGCTCATGCGACCAATGAGGTAATCGCCATCTATCCCATCACGCCCTCGTCAGTTATGGGCGAGGTCTCCGATGCCAAGAGCGCTGCCGGTCAAAAGAACATCTGGGATACCATTCCCAAGGTCGTTGAAATGCAGTCAGAAGGTGGTGCCGCTGGTGCCGTCCACGGTGCCCTGCAGGCAGGAGCTTTGTGCACCACATTTACCGCCTCCCAGGGACTGCTGCTGATGATCCCGAACATGTTCAAGATCGCTGGCGAACTGACGCCCACGGTCTTCCATGTTTCAGCGCGCGCCATTGCAGCACAAGCGCTGTCGATTTTCGGTGACCACTCCGACGTTATGTCCTGCACCTCGACCGGATGGGCCTTCCTTAGCTCCAACAACACTCAGGAAGTCATGGACTTCGCGTTGGTCGCTCAGGCAGCAACCCTTGAATCGCGCGTCCCCTTCCTGCACTATTTCGACGGTTTCCGGACCTCGAGTGAAGTCCAGAAGGTCCACGAGCTCTCCGAAAACGACATGCGCCACATGATCAGCAATGATCTGGTTCGCGCGCACCGGGCCCGCAGCCTGTCGCCGGACCACCCGGTCCTGCGCGGCACCGCCCAGAATCCCGACGTCTACTTTCAGGGTCGCGAGACTGTCAACAGCTTTTACGACAAGCTTCCGGCAATCGTACAAGCCCAATTTGACAAATTTGCCAAGCAAACCGGCCGTCAGTACAACCTCTTCGACTACGTCGGTGCCCCCGACGCCGAGCGTGTTGTGGTCATGATGGGGTCGGGTTGCGACACCATGCACGAACTGGTCGAGCACCTGGTCGCCCAGGGCGAGAAGGTCGGCCTGATCAAGGTCCGCCTCTTCCTGCCCTTCAATGTTGAAGCCTTTGCCAAAACATTGCCTGCAACAGCCAAGAAAATTGCGGTTCTCGACCGCACCAAAGAGCCGGGCTCCATCGGTGAGCCGCTCTACCACAACGTGCGCACCGCCTTCGGCGAAGCGATGGCAGATGGCCTGATCTCTTTCAAAGGCTACCCGCAGATCGTTGGCGCCCGTTACGGTCTCGGTTCCTACGAGTTCAGCCCCGGCATGGCCAAAGCCGTCCTCGACAATTTGTCTAAAGACAGGCCAATGAACCACTGTGTGGTCGGCATCAAGGATGACGTCACCGGTCGCAGCCTCGACTTCGATGCGGACTACAAGGTGCCTTTCGATGGCTATTCGGCCATATTCTACGGTCTCGGTTCCGACGGCACCGTTGGCGCCAACAAGAACTCAATCAAAATCATCGGTGACAGCACCGACAACGAAGTTCAGGCTTATTTCGTCTACGACTCCAAGAAGGCCGGCAGTATGACCACCAGTCATCTGCGTTTCGGCAAGAACAAGATCCGGGCACCTTACCTGATCACTTCTTCCGACTTTGTCGCCTGTCATAACTTCTCCTTCCTCGAGAAGTACGACATGCTCAAAAACGCCAAGCAGGGCGCAACCTTCCTGCTCAACAGCCCCTTCAACAAAGACGAAGTCTGGTCTCACCTGCCAAAGCGGGTTCAGCAGGCGATCATCGACAAAGAGCTTAAGTTCTTCGTTATCGATGGCGTCAAGCTCGGCAACCAAATCGGTCTCGGTCCCCGCATCAATGTCATCATGCAGACCGCGTTCTTCAAGATCTCCAAAATCATCACGATCGAGCAGGCCGTACGGGAGATCAAGGATGCCATCGTCAAGTCCTACAGCAAGGCTGGCGAAAAAGTCCTCAATATGAACAACCAGGCCGTCGATGTCGCCCTGGAGAACATTCAGGAAGTCACTGTTCCGGCCAGCGCCGACAGCGCAATTGAAATGACGATCGGCCAGTGGAACGGCACTCCGGACACCGTCAAGAACTCCCTCGGCCCGATCATCGACGGCCTCGGTGACAGCCTGCCGGTTTCAGCAATGCCTGTTGACGGGACCTTCCCGACCGGTACCGCAATGTATGAAAAACGCAACATCGCCATAGAAACTCCGGTCTGGGACGAAGACCTCTGCATCCAGTGCGGCATCTGTTCTTTCGTCTGCCCACACGCTTCGATCCGCATGAAAATCTATGACGACAAGGACCTCTCCGGCGCACCGGAGACTTTCAAATCTTGCGCGGCACGCGGCAAGGACATGGGTGATAGAAAGTTCACCCTGCAGGTTGCTGTCGAAGACTGCACCGGCTGTGGTGCCTGCGTCCACAACTGTCCGGCAAAAAGCAAAACCAACGAAAACCACAAAGCCATCAACATGCAGCCCCAGCCTCCATTGCGCGATACTGAGCGGAAGAATTTCGACTTCTTCCTCAACCTGCCCGACACCGATCCGGCGCTCTTTAACAGCGCAACACTCAAAGGAAGCCAGTTGCTGCCGCCGATGTTCGAATTCTCCGGCGCTTGTGCAGGTTGTGGCGAGACCCCGTTCGTCAAGCTCTGCTCTCAGCTGTTCGGTGATCGCATGGTCGTTGCCAACGCCACAGGTTGTTCCTCGATTTATGGTGGCAACCTGCCGACCACACCCTGGACCACACGTAAGGACGGTCTCGGCCCGGCATGGAGCAACTCGCTCTTTGAAGACAACGCTGAATTCGGTTTCGGTTTCCGCCTTGCCATCGACAAGACCGCTGAGTACTCGCGTGAGCTACTGGTCAAGAACATGGCCTGCGGTTGCGCGGCCTGCAAAGGGACCGAGAAACTCAAGCAAGCGATTCTCGACGCTGACCAGTCCTCTCAGGAACTGATCGAAGCACAACGTGCTCAGGTCGCAAAGCTCAAGGCGATCCTGGCAAACTGTACTCACGAGACAGCGCCGCAATTGCTCGCTGACGCAGACTACCTGGTCAACAAATCGGTCTGGATCCACGGTGGAGACGGCTGGGCCTATGACATCGGCTATGGCGGTCTGGACCATGTTCTCGCCTCTGGTGCCAACGTCAACGTGCTCGTCATGGATACCGAAGTCTACTCCAACACCGGCGGTCAGGCTTCCAAGGCAACGCCGATGGGCGCGGTAGCCCAATTCGCAGCGGGTGGCAAGCAAATGCCGAAGAAAGACCTCGCCATGATCAGCATGACCTACGGCAACATCTACGTCGCCAAGGTCTCGATGGCGAACCCGGGTCAAGTGGTCAAGGCAATGCTTGAAGCTGATGCTTACGACGGTCCGTCGCTCATCATTGCTTACTCTCACTGCATCGCTCACGGCATCAACATGACCACCGCCGTGGACGGTTGTAAAGAGGCTGTCACTTCAGGCTATTGGCCGCTGTTCCGCTTCGATCCTCGCCTAGCGGCTGAAGGCAAAAACCCGTTGCAGCTCGACAGCAAAGCGCCGACGACCAGCTTCGAAGATTTTACCAGCAAGCAGAACCGCTTCCGGATGCTCAAGAAGGCCAATCCCGAGCAAGCTGAGGAACTGATGGAAGCTTCGGCGAAAGACTTCGCCGCCCGTTTCGATCTTTACCAGAAACTGGCAGATCTTTCAGCAGACTGCGGCAAGTAA
- the recR gene encoding recombination mediator RecR, with protein MLDSIPSFARLVAELAKFPGVGNKTATRLAFFLLRQPKAQAEALAEAILDLQRNTRFCSVCFHITEQDPCPLCCDTRRDEGLVCVVEEPQALMAIERSRSFKGRYHVLHGALSPLDGVGPEDLKINPLIKRLEQGGVQELLIATNFTVEGDATALYLAKLVQPLGIRVTRLAYGIPMGSELEYVDEATVNRAVEGRRDI; from the coding sequence ATGTTAGACTCCATCCCGTCCTTCGCAAGATTGGTCGCAGAATTGGCAAAATTTCCAGGTGTCGGCAACAAGACGGCAACCCGGCTGGCCTTTTTCTTGCTCCGCCAACCTAAAGCTCAGGCCGAGGCGCTGGCAGAAGCAATTTTAGACCTGCAACGCAACACTAGGTTCTGCTCTGTCTGTTTCCACATCACAGAACAAGACCCCTGCCCCCTCTGTTGCGACACAAGGCGGGATGAGGGCCTGGTCTGTGTTGTGGAAGAACCGCAGGCACTCATGGCCATCGAACGCAGCCGTTCTTTCAAAGGCCGCTATCATGTGCTGCACGGTGCCCTCTCTCCGCTGGATGGCGTCGGACCGGAAGACCTCAAGATCAACCCACTGATCAAACGCCTTGAGCAAGGCGGGGTACAGGAGCTCCTCATTGCCACCAACTTTACGGTTGAAGGTGATGCTACAGCCCTTTACTTGGCAAAGCTTGTCCAGCCTCTCGGAATAAGAGTCACACGCCTGGCATATGGCATTCCGATGGGCAGCGAACTCGAATATGTAGATGAAGCCACTGTGAACCGCGCTGTCGAAGGACGGCGCGACATCTGA
- a CDS encoding YbaB/EbfC family nucleoid-associated protein: MAKGGIGNIMKQAQQMQRRMAELQEELESKQVEASSGGGMVTAVVSGKQQLLDLKIDPTAVDPEDVEMLQDLVTAAVNEAIKQSQQMAQEEMGKLTGGMNIPGLF, encoded by the coding sequence ATGGCAAAAGGTGGTATCGGCAACATCATGAAGCAGGCTCAGCAGATGCAGCGCCGCATGGCAGAACTTCAGGAAGAGCTCGAGAGCAAGCAGGTTGAAGCCTCTTCCGGCGGTGGCATGGTGACTGCCGTCGTCAGTGGAAAGCAACAGCTCCTTGACCTGAAGATAGACCCGACAGCAGTCGATCCGGAGGATGTAGAGATGCTTCAGGACCTGGTGACTGCAGCGGTCAACGAAGCGATCAAGCAAAGCCAGCAGATGGCTCAGGAAGAGATGGGCAAATTGACCGGCGGCATGAACATTCCGGGCCTCTTCTAA